In Streptomyces nojiriensis, one genomic interval encodes:
- a CDS encoding MFS transporter: MHALPPDEPTRRADRRPLVGVLTANTISIAGSSLTLIGVPFFVLHTTGSAGRAGVVAFCATLPVIVAALVGGPVIDRIGRRRVSVASDLVSGLSVGAIPLLHHTGVLEFWMLCALMAVGGLVHTPGLTARAVLLPHLAEHAGTTITRAAGLYDAVSRGARMIGAAVAGLLIAAFGAETVLLLDAATFGASALLVAAFLRGVPAAEPQRAAGKVSLTAYRDELAEGWAFMTRTRLLLGVTVMVMMTNGLDQGWSSVLLPVHGQEALSGATAIGLTISLFGGFALLGALVYGMWGERFPRRAVFTAAFLLSGATRYVVAALTDTTLPLAVTMALAGLGAGMLNPILTTVMYEQVPEALRSRVSGVATAGCELTMPLGGLAAGLLVDGFGVTTALLLFGGTYLLTTLAPMVFPAWRGLDRAPAVSRTEPALPGSARAASSRHPSAR; the protein is encoded by the coding sequence GTGCACGCCTTACCGCCCGACGAACCGACCCGCCGCGCGGACCGGCGCCCCCTGGTCGGGGTACTGACCGCCAACACCATCTCCATAGCCGGGAGTTCACTCACCCTCATCGGTGTCCCGTTCTTCGTGCTGCACACCACGGGCAGCGCCGGCCGGGCCGGGGTCGTCGCCTTCTGCGCCACCCTGCCCGTCATCGTGGCCGCCCTGGTCGGCGGACCGGTCATCGACCGGATCGGCCGCCGCCGGGTCTCCGTCGCCTCCGACCTGGTCAGCGGCCTGTCGGTCGGCGCGATCCCGCTGCTGCACCACACGGGCGTCCTGGAGTTCTGGATGCTGTGCGCGCTGATGGCCGTCGGCGGCCTCGTGCACACCCCCGGCCTGACCGCCCGCGCCGTGCTGCTGCCCCATCTCGCCGAGCACGCCGGCACCACCATCACCCGGGCCGCCGGCCTCTACGACGCGGTCTCGCGCGGCGCCCGGATGATCGGGGCCGCGGTGGCCGGACTGCTCATCGCGGCGTTCGGCGCCGAGACCGTACTGCTGCTGGACGCGGCGACCTTCGGGGCGTCGGCGCTGCTGGTCGCCGCGTTCCTGCGCGGGGTACCGGCCGCCGAACCGCAACGCGCCGCCGGGAAGGTGTCGCTCACGGCCTACCGCGACGAACTCGCCGAGGGCTGGGCCTTCATGACCCGCACCCGGCTGCTGCTGGGCGTCACGGTGATGGTCATGATGACCAACGGGCTGGACCAGGGCTGGTCCTCGGTCCTGCTGCCGGTGCACGGCCAGGAGGCCCTCAGCGGCGCCACCGCGATCGGCCTGACGATCTCCCTCTTCGGCGGCTTCGCCCTGCTGGGCGCCCTGGTCTACGGCATGTGGGGCGAGCGCTTCCCGCGCCGCGCGGTGTTCACGGCGGCCTTCCTGCTCTCCGGGGCGACCCGGTACGTGGTGGCCGCCCTCACCGACACGACCCTGCCGCTCGCCGTGACGATGGCCCTGGCCGGCCTGGGCGCGGGCATGCTCAACCCGATCCTGACCACGGTCATGTACGAGCAGGTGCCGGAGGCGCTGCGCAGCCGTGTCTCGGGCGTCGCCACGGCGGGCTGCGAGCTGACCATGCCGCTGGGCGGACTCGCCGCGGGCCTGCTGGTCGACGGGTTCGGGGTCACCACCGCGCTTTTGCTGTTCGGCGGCACGTACCTGCTGACGACGCTCGCCCCGATGGTCTTCCCGGCCTGGCGCGGACTGGACCGGGCGCCGGCCGTCAGCAGGACGGAGCCGGCTCTCCCCGGTTCAGCGCGCGCAGCGAGTTCACGGCATCCGTCAGCGAGGTGA
- a CDS encoding S16 family serine protease translates to MLSRLTRLPRPAALAVCAVPVLGLFAAAAFAPLPFVVAIPGLTADVLGSDQGKPVITVTGAPVRDTKGELRMTTIRATGPSSTMKLHELIGHWFKTDQAVMPRDAVYSSGGSDEEIEKHNLEEMTKSQSAATDAALGFLHKDPKDVKVELNLADVGGPSAGLLFSLGIVDKLDGDGSGGDLTGGRSVAGTGTITADGEVGAVGGVALKTQAARRDGASVFLVPKAECADALSELPEGLRLVPVTSLTDAVNSLRALNRGEPAPSC, encoded by the coding sequence GTGCTCTCACGCCTCACACGTCTGCCGCGTCCCGCCGCCCTGGCCGTCTGCGCCGTGCCCGTACTCGGGCTGTTCGCCGCCGCCGCCTTCGCGCCGCTGCCCTTCGTGGTCGCCATTCCCGGGCTCACGGCCGACGTTCTGGGCTCCGACCAGGGCAAGCCGGTCATCACCGTGACCGGTGCCCCGGTCCGGGACACCAAGGGCGAGCTGCGGATGACCACCATCCGGGCCACCGGCCCGTCCTCGACCATGAAGCTGCACGAGCTCATCGGCCACTGGTTCAAGACTGATCAGGCGGTCATGCCCAGGGACGCCGTCTACTCCTCGGGCGGAAGCGACGAGGAGATCGAGAAGCACAACCTGGAGGAGATGACCAAGTCGCAGTCGGCCGCCACCGACGCGGCCCTCGGCTTCCTCCACAAGGACCCCAAGGACGTCAAGGTCGAGCTCAACCTCGCCGACGTCGGCGGCCCGAGCGCCGGGCTCCTGTTCTCCCTCGGCATCGTCGACAAGCTCGACGGCGACGGCAGCGGAGGCGATCTCACCGGCGGTCGCAGCGTCGCCGGTACGGGCACCATCACCGCCGACGGCGAGGTCGGCGCGGTCGGCGGGGTGGCCCTGAAGACCCAGGCCGCCCGGCGCGACGGGGCGAGCGTCTTCCTCGTACCGAAGGCCGAGTGCGCGGACGCCCTGTCGGAACTCCCCGAGGGGCTGCGACTGGTCCCCGTCACCTCGCTGACGGATGCCGTGAACTCGCTGCGCGCGCTGAACCGGGGAGAGCCGGCTCCGTCCTGCTGA